One genomic window of Halogeometricum sp. S3BR5-2 includes the following:
- the rqcH gene encoding ribosome rescue protein RqcH has protein sequence MDPKRELTSVDLSALVTELNRYEGAKVDKAYLYGDDLLRLRMRDFDRGRVELILEVGDVKRAHAAKPEHVPDAPGRPPNFAMMLRNRLSGADFAGVEQYEFDRILTFEFERDDEDTQIVVELFGQGNVAVLDETGEVVQSLETVRLKSRTVAPGAQYEFPSSRLHPFTVSYEGFKRRMEDSDTDVVRTLATQVNLGGLYAEEFCTRAGVEKTMDISEAGDEEFRAVYDAIQSFRDRLKSGDFDPRVYEEDGAVVDATPFPLEEHEAEGLNSESHDTFNDALDEYFFRLDRSAEDDPDEEAGSNRPDFEEEIEKKKRIIQQQEGAIEGFEEQAKEERERAELLYAHYDLVDDVLTTVRDAREENVPWDDIRETLEDGAERGIPAAEAVVDVDGAEGTVTVELEGTRVEVVVDTGVEKNADRLYQEAKRVEGKKEGALAAIEDTREELAEVKRRRDEWEADDEDDEEEEEPEDIDWLSRTSIPLRTEEHWFEQFRWFHTSDGYLVIGGRNADQNEEIVKKYLNKHDLFFHTQAHGGPVTVVKATGPSEPSEAVDFPDSTKREAAQFAVSYSSIWKEGRYADEAYMVTPDQVSKTPESGEYLEKGSFVVRGDRTYFRDVEAKVAVGVQCEGETRVLGGPPSAVEDRLEASVRLQPGRYAQNDAAKMVYRRFKEVFADQSFLRKVASPDKIQEFLPPGGSEILED, from the coding sequence ATGGACCCGAAGCGGGAGTTGACGAGCGTGGACCTCAGCGCTCTCGTCACCGAACTGAACCGGTACGAGGGGGCGAAGGTCGACAAGGCCTATCTCTACGGCGACGACCTGCTTCGCCTGCGGATGCGCGATTTCGACCGCGGCCGCGTCGAACTCATCCTCGAAGTCGGCGACGTCAAGCGGGCGCACGCCGCCAAACCCGAGCACGTTCCCGACGCGCCCGGCCGGCCGCCGAACTTCGCGATGATGCTTCGCAACCGACTCAGCGGCGCGGACTTCGCGGGCGTCGAGCAGTACGAGTTCGACCGCATCCTCACCTTCGAGTTCGAACGCGACGACGAGGACACGCAGATCGTCGTCGAACTGTTCGGACAGGGCAACGTCGCCGTCCTCGACGAGACGGGCGAAGTCGTCCAGAGTCTGGAGACGGTGCGCCTGAAGTCGCGGACCGTCGCCCCGGGCGCGCAGTACGAGTTCCCCTCCTCGCGCCTGCACCCCTTCACGGTGAGTTACGAGGGATTCAAGCGCCGGATGGAAGACTCCGACACCGACGTCGTGCGGACGCTGGCGACGCAGGTGAACCTCGGCGGCCTGTACGCCGAGGAGTTCTGCACCCGCGCGGGCGTCGAGAAGACGATGGACATCTCGGAGGCGGGCGACGAGGAGTTCCGCGCCGTCTACGACGCCATCCAGTCGTTCCGCGACCGCCTGAAGTCGGGCGACTTCGACCCGCGCGTCTACGAGGAGGACGGCGCCGTCGTCGACGCGACGCCGTTCCCCCTCGAAGAGCACGAGGCCGAGGGGCTCAACAGCGAGTCCCACGACACGTTCAACGACGCGTTGGACGAGTACTTCTTCCGACTCGACCGCTCGGCGGAGGACGACCCCGACGAGGAAGCGGGGTCGAACCGCCCGGACTTCGAAGAGGAGATAGAGAAGAAAAAGCGCATCATCCAGCAGCAGGAGGGCGCCATCGAGGGCTTCGAGGAGCAGGCGAAAGAGGAGCGAGAGCGCGCCGAACTGCTGTACGCCCACTACGACTTGGTGGACGACGTGCTCACGACCGTCCGCGACGCCCGCGAGGAGAACGTGCCGTGGGACGATATCCGAGAGACGCTCGAGGACGGCGCCGAACGGGGCATCCCGGCGGCCGAAGCCGTCGTCGACGTCGACGGCGCCGAGGGCACCGTCACCGTCGAACTCGAGGGCACGCGCGTCGAAGTCGTCGTCGACACGGGCGTCGAGAAGAACGCCGACAGACTGTATCAGGAAGCGAAACGCGTCGAGGGGAAGAAGGAGGGCGCCCTCGCCGCCATCGAGGACACCCGCGAGGAGTTAGCGGAGGTGAAGCGCCGCCGCGACGAGTGGGAGGCCGACGACGAGGACGACGAGGAGGAGGAGGAACCCGAGGATATCGACTGGCTCTCTCGGACGTCCATCCCGCTCCGCACCGAGGAGCACTGGTTCGAGCAGTTCCGCTGGTTCCACACCTCCGACGGCTACCTCGTCATCGGCGGGCGCAACGCCGACCAGAACGAGGAGATAGTGAAGAAATATCTGAACAAACACGACCTGTTCTTCCACACGCAGGCGCACGGCGGCCCCGTCACCGTCGTGAAGGCGACGGGCCCCTCCGAACCCTCCGAGGCCGTCGACTTCCCCGACTCGACGAAGCGGGAGGCGGCGCAGTTCGCCGTCTCCTACTCCTCCATCTGGAAGGAGGGTCGGTACGCCGACGAGGCGTACATGGTGACGCCCGACCAGGTGTCGAAGACCCCCGAATCCGGCGAATATCTGGAGAAGGGGTCGTTCGTCGTCCGCGGCGACCGAACGTACTTCCGTGACGTGGAGGCGAAGGTGGCCGTCGGCGTGCAGTGCGAGGGCGAGACGCGCGTCCTCGGTGGACCGCCGTCGGCCGTCGAGGACCGCCTGGAGGCGAGCGTGCGACTCCAACCCGGTCGCTACGCCCAGAACGACGCCGCGAAGATGGTGTACCGCCGATTCAAGGAGGTGTTCGCCGACCAGTCGTTCCTCCGCAAGGTGGCGAGTCCGGACAAGATTCAGGAGTTCCTGCCGCCCGGCGGGAGCGAGATACTGGAGGACTGA
- a CDS encoding GNAT family N-acetyltransferase, protein MTDRNADGDADSDATADDGVRTGVSIVRTDEEREDAFAVRFDVFVDEQGVDEELEWDEHDEPGAEATHLVAYDDGAVVGAARVRPYDEETAKVERVVVAADRRGEGWGERVMRAAEEEAHAARFSRVKLHAQIRVQEFYESLGYRAVGEEFEDAGIPHVEMRKSLDREL, encoded by the coding sequence ATGACCGACCGGAACGCCGACGGCGACGCGGACTCGGACGCGACGGCGGACGACGGGGTGCGCACGGGCGTGTCCATCGTCCGAACCGACGAGGAACGCGAAGACGCCTTCGCCGTCCGCTTCGACGTGTTCGTGGACGAACAGGGCGTCGACGAGGAGTTGGAGTGGGACGAACACGACGAACCCGGCGCCGAGGCGACGCACCTCGTCGCCTACGACGACGGCGCCGTCGTCGGCGCGGCGCGGGTCCGCCCGTACGACGAGGAGACGGCGAAGGTCGAACGCGTCGTCGTCGCCGCGGACAGACGCGGCGAGGGGTGGGGCGAACGCGTGATGCGCGCCGCCGAGGAGGAGGCACACGCGGCCCGGTTCTCACGAGTGAAACTCCACGCGCAGATCCGCGTGCAAGAGTTCTACGAGTCGCTCGGCTACCGCGCCGTCGGCGAGGAGTTCGAGGACGCCGGCATCCCGCACGTCGAGATGCGGAAGTCGCTCGACCGAGAACTGTAA